One genomic window of Candidatus Baltobacteraceae bacterium includes the following:
- a CDS encoding zinc-binding alcohol dehydrogenase family protein, translated as MRALQITRTGSLDALTVRDVPDPVRAGDDVVIRIEAAGVNPSDVGIVMGRFPQLTLPRVMGRDFAGTVVDGPAGLIGKPVWGTGGGELGLTRDGAHAQLLAIPAHAVSVRPPHLSAEGAAAIGTPALTAWLALVELAATQAGEYVIVTGAAGSVGTAAVQIVNALGAHPIPVDRGDDIVAKTRELTNGEGANVALNAVGAAVYPALVDALRKGGRMVIFSAAGGKDVALDLFAFYRKRLTFYGLDSAALSLEKVGALLDRINPYLESRALQPPPVAERYPLESAPEAFARVSGGASGKIVLTF; from the coding sequence GTGAGAGCTTTGCAAATCACGCGCACGGGTTCGCTCGACGCGCTTACGGTTCGCGACGTTCCCGATCCGGTACGCGCCGGCGACGACGTCGTCATCCGAATCGAAGCTGCGGGCGTGAATCCGAGCGACGTCGGCATCGTGATGGGGCGCTTCCCGCAGCTGACGCTACCGCGTGTGATGGGACGCGATTTCGCCGGCACCGTCGTCGACGGACCGGCCGGTCTCATCGGCAAGCCGGTGTGGGGAACGGGCGGCGGGGAGCTCGGACTCACACGCGACGGCGCGCACGCGCAGCTCTTGGCAATTCCGGCGCATGCGGTGTCGGTGCGGCCGCCGCATCTCTCCGCCGAAGGCGCCGCGGCGATCGGCACGCCGGCACTCACCGCGTGGCTGGCGCTCGTCGAACTCGCGGCCACGCAAGCTGGCGAGTACGTTATCGTCACCGGCGCGGCTGGATCGGTCGGCACCGCCGCGGTGCAGATCGTGAATGCACTCGGCGCGCATCCGATTCCGGTCGATCGCGGGGACGATATCGTAGCCAAGACGCGCGAGCTAACGAACGGTGAAGGCGCCAACGTTGCGCTCAATGCCGTGGGCGCGGCGGTGTATCCGGCGCTCGTCGATGCGCTCCGCAAAGGCGGCCGCATGGTGATCTTCTCCGCCGCCGGCGGGAAAGACGTTGCACTCGACCTCTTCGCCTTTTACCGCAAGCGTCTAACATTTTACGGGCTCGATTCCGCGGCGCTTTCGCTCGAAAAAGTGGGCGCGCTGCTCGATCGCATCAATCCGTACCTCGAGTCGCGCGCGCTCCAGCCGCCGCCGGTAGCGGAACGCTATCCGCTCGAAAGCGCACCCGAGGCCTTCGCTCGCGTGAGCGGCGGCGCGAGCGGAAAGATCGTCCTTACGTTCTAG
- a CDS encoding NIPSNAP family protein produces MIAHRNATGVVELRQYTLQPGRRDELIELFEREFVEPQEAAGMELLGTFRDARDPDRFVWLRAFPDMESRKQSLANFYEGPVWQQHRNAANATMLDSDNVLLLRPRGSSSVDTTLRPPLLALTYLNGVEPDVEAIERKGGGIVASFETETSANTYPRLPVREDVRAIVLLVSGIVPDELPNRETAGVVELVPTKRSRIQLAFTGKPHDFCFLNGEWSATHRKLRERLRNCTEWETFTAECRHDSWCGGVVSVDEFDFPATQSKGCSIRNLDVAAQRWTIHWTTSQTGNLFSPVHGGFDGDRGEFYGTDVENGTPVLARFVWSGRTTGAPRWEQAFSTDGGSTWETNWTMEFSERRDSE; encoded by the coding sequence ATGATCGCGCATCGTAACGCAACCGGCGTCGTCGAGCTGCGGCAGTACACGCTGCAGCCCGGCCGGCGCGACGAGTTAATCGAGCTCTTCGAGCGTGAGTTCGTCGAGCCGCAGGAAGCCGCCGGCATGGAGCTCCTTGGAACGTTTCGCGACGCACGCGACCCGGATCGATTCGTTTGGCTGCGAGCGTTCCCCGACATGGAGTCGCGCAAGCAATCGCTGGCGAACTTCTACGAGGGCCCCGTCTGGCAACAGCATCGCAATGCCGCCAACGCCACCATGCTCGACTCCGACAACGTCCTGCTGTTGCGGCCGCGTGGCAGCAGTAGTGTCGATACCACGCTCCGTCCGCCGCTGCTCGCCCTAACGTACCTCAACGGAGTTGAGCCAGACGTCGAAGCCATAGAACGCAAGGGCGGCGGGATCGTCGCGTCGTTTGAAACGGAAACGTCCGCGAACACCTACCCTCGCCTTCCGGTACGCGAGGACGTCCGCGCGATCGTGCTGCTCGTCTCCGGCATCGTTCCCGACGAGCTGCCGAACCGCGAGACTGCCGGCGTCGTCGAGCTCGTTCCCACCAAGCGATCCCGCATCCAACTCGCCTTTACCGGAAAGCCGCACGATTTCTGTTTCCTCAACGGCGAGTGGTCCGCAACGCACCGCAAGCTGCGCGAACGCCTGCGCAACTGTACGGAGTGGGAAACCTTTACCGCCGAATGCCGGCACGATTCGTGGTGCGGCGGCGTCGTCAGCGTCGACGAGTTCGACTTTCCCGCGACGCAGTCGAAGGGGTGCAGCATTCGCAATCTCGACGTCGCCGCCCAACGCTGGACGATTCATTGGACGACCAGCCAAACCGGCAATCTCTTTTCACCCGTCCACGGCGGCTTTGACGGCGATCGCGGCGAGTTCTACGGTACGGACGTCGAAAACGGCACACCCGTACTCGCACGATTCGTGTGGTCGGGGCGCACGACCGGTGCGCCGCGATGGGAGCAGGCCTTCTCTACCGACGGCGGTAGTACGTGGGAGACGAACTGGACTATGGAGTTTTCAGAGCGTCGAGATTCGGAATGA
- a CDS encoding cupin domain-containing protein, protein MLARLDIPGAWMWSSWQPDRGMAFNSYLFEREGGCIAVDPLPLDDQSLDQIAKLGGVRTIVITNRDHERGAQALRDRFGARNATLEPEGEVFPGAFVVPLPHGKTEDEVALYLPDNQAAVVGDALIGTPAGSLSLLPAEKLADRDRFVTTLQRLWGLQLQTLLLGDGQPLFTGADAAIGALLEREGPVALHRVNLDEITFRHAGAGTKWECYDGEIGLPLGARDLGYRVARIPPGKAFCPLHWHVRCEEFFYVIEGRPSIRTHKGTFECRPGDFIAFPTGESGAHQLLNESNESALVLLVGMEDSAAGLEACFYPDSEKVGLWTAERGLGLIRSSPKLDYYDGE, encoded by the coding sequence ATGCTTGCACGTCTCGATATTCCGGGCGCGTGGATGTGGTCGTCGTGGCAGCCCGACCGCGGCATGGCCTTCAACAGCTATCTCTTCGAGCGCGAAGGCGGCTGTATCGCGGTCGACCCGCTTCCGCTGGACGATCAATCGCTCGATCAAATCGCCAAGCTCGGCGGCGTTCGCACGATCGTAATCACCAACCGCGATCACGAACGCGGCGCGCAAGCGCTTCGCGATCGGTTTGGCGCGCGCAACGCGACGCTCGAACCGGAAGGCGAAGTCTTTCCGGGTGCGTTCGTCGTGCCGTTGCCGCACGGGAAGACCGAAGATGAAGTCGCGCTGTATTTGCCCGACAACCAAGCCGCGGTCGTGGGCGACGCGCTTATCGGCACGCCGGCGGGGTCGTTGAGCTTGCTTCCGGCTGAGAAACTGGCCGACCGCGATCGTTTCGTCACGACGTTGCAGAGATTGTGGGGTTTGCAGCTGCAAACGCTGCTGCTTGGCGACGGACAGCCGCTCTTTACGGGCGCCGATGCCGCCATCGGCGCGCTCTTAGAACGCGAAGGCCCCGTCGCGCTCCATCGCGTCAATCTCGATGAGATCACCTTTCGTCACGCCGGCGCCGGCACGAAGTGGGAATGTTACGACGGCGAAATCGGGTTGCCGCTCGGTGCGCGCGATCTGGGCTATCGCGTCGCCCGTATCCCGCCGGGCAAGGCCTTCTGTCCGCTGCATTGGCACGTGCGGTGCGAAGAGTTCTTTTACGTCATCGAAGGCCGCCCGTCGATTCGCACGCACAAAGGGACGTTCGAGTGTCGTCCCGGTGACTTCATCGCGTTTCCGACCGGAGAATCCGGCGCACATCAACTGCTCAACGAAAGCAACGAGTCCGCGCTGGTGCTGCTGGTCGGAATGGAAGACTCGGCCGCCGGTCTCGAGGCGTGCTTCTATCCCGATTCAGAAAAAGTCGGACTGTGGACCGCCGAACGCGGCCTCGGCCTTATCCGTTCGTCCCCCAAACTCGACTATTACGACGGCGAGTAG
- a CDS encoding NAD(P)/FAD-dependent oxidoreductase, producing the protein MDTDVIVIGAGAAGLNAARKLGERSLRAIVLEARDRMGGRVLWKNVPGGSTPAELGAEFIHGSAAETFELLRAAGSGPQPLADESWSFRNGRLERDSDDFGSWAAIFERAADIDPDRTVDEFLAQFAGDASMREDVESARAFVEGFDAADPAIASVRSIAQEWTSGTDETAARPRGGYAPMFAYLQRACETHKVEVRLSTLVRRVSWRRGEVTVDGLRARAAIVTVPAGLVNAIDFDPPLPAAKDDALRYIESGNVVKVAMWFRTAFWERADGGRYRDSGFFRGIDTPFVAYWTQVPERSRLIVAWAGGPKADALQGIAESRLVELAARNFGEMFGVDAFVELEGAAVHDWAKDPFARGAYSYVRVGGAHARAALAEPLEDALFFAGEATSTNGQGGTVNGALGSGERAAAEATATLAAKRT; encoded by the coding sequence ATGGATACCGACGTCATCGTTATCGGCGCCGGCGCGGCCGGGCTCAACGCGGCGCGTAAGCTCGGCGAACGATCGCTGCGCGCGATCGTGCTGGAAGCGCGCGATCGCATGGGCGGCCGCGTCCTGTGGAAAAACGTGCCCGGCGGGTCGACGCCGGCGGAGTTGGGTGCGGAGTTCATTCATGGTTCCGCCGCGGAGACGTTCGAGCTCCTGCGCGCCGCCGGGTCCGGCCCGCAGCCGCTTGCCGACGAGTCCTGGAGCTTTCGGAACGGGCGGCTCGAGCGCGACAGCGACGACTTCGGATCGTGGGCGGCGATCTTCGAGCGCGCGGCAGACATCGATCCCGATCGCACCGTCGACGAGTTTTTGGCGCAGTTCGCCGGCGACGCCTCGATGCGCGAAGACGTCGAATCGGCGCGCGCGTTCGTCGAGGGATTCGATGCGGCCGATCCCGCGATCGCAAGCGTGCGCAGCATCGCGCAGGAGTGGACGTCAGGCACGGACGAAACCGCCGCGCGGCCACGCGGCGGTTATGCACCGATGTTCGCGTATTTGCAGCGCGCTTGTGAGACGCACAAAGTCGAGGTGCGACTATCTACGCTCGTGCGGCGCGTCTCCTGGCGACGCGGTGAGGTAACCGTTGACGGGCTGCGTGCGCGCGCGGCGATCGTGACCGTTCCGGCCGGCCTCGTGAACGCGATCGACTTCGATCCGCCGCTTCCCGCCGCAAAGGACGACGCGCTGCGCTACATCGAGTCGGGAAACGTGGTGAAAGTTGCGATGTGGTTTCGCACGGCGTTTTGGGAACGCGCCGACGGCGGACGCTATCGAGACAGCGGCTTCTTCCGCGGGATCGACACGCCGTTCGTTGCGTATTGGACGCAGGTGCCCGAACGCAGCCGGCTGATCGTCGCGTGGGCCGGAGGGCCCAAAGCCGACGCGCTGCAGGGTATCGCCGAGAGCCGCCTCGTCGAGCTCGCCGCGCGCAATTTTGGCGAGATGTTTGGCGTCGATGCGTTCGTCGAACTCGAAGGCGCGGCCGTCCACGATTGGGCGAAGGACCCGTTTGCCCGCGGCGCTTACAGCTACGTGCGCGTCGGCGGCGCGCACGCGCGTGCGGCCTTGGCGGAACCGCTCGAGGATGCGCTTTTTTTTGCGGGCGAAGCCACCTCGACTAACGGCCAAGGCGGCACCGTCAATGGCGCTTTGGGTTCCGGAGAACGCGCGGCAGCAGAGGCAACCGCAACGTTGGCCGCCAAGCGGACGTAA
- a CDS encoding HAD family phosphatase, translating to MIFDLDGTLVETEQVWRDVRRDFVVAHGGRWHDGAQATMIGMRTAQWAEYIRDDLGVALPPHEIARLVVDGIVAALRANVPILPGAQAALDRASRDFRLGLATSAARPVAETVLASTGWTRFFEAVVSADDVARGKPEPDVYLRALELMHADAGSSEAVEDSTNGIRAAHAAGLRVIAIPNREFPPTPEALALAACVIPNLDALKTP from the coding sequence ATGATCTTCGACCTCGACGGAACGCTCGTCGAGACGGAGCAAGTCTGGCGGGACGTGCGGCGCGACTTCGTCGTCGCGCACGGCGGCCGGTGGCACGACGGCGCGCAAGCGACGATGATCGGCATGCGAACCGCCCAATGGGCGGAGTACATTCGCGACGATCTCGGCGTCGCGCTGCCGCCCCACGAGATCGCGCGACTGGTCGTCGACGGCATCGTCGCCGCCTTGCGCGCCAACGTCCCGATTCTGCCGGGAGCGCAGGCGGCGCTCGATCGCGCTTCCCGAGACTTTCGTCTCGGTCTGGCCACGTCGGCAGCGCGGCCGGTTGCCGAGACCGTGCTTGCAAGCACGGGATGGACGCGCTTCTTTGAAGCCGTCGTCTCAGCCGACGACGTCGCACGCGGAAAGCCGGAACCCGACGTCTACCTGCGCGCGCTCGAGCTCATGCACGCCGACGCCGGGAGCAGCGAAGCCGTCGAAGACTCCACAAACGGGATCCGCGCGGCTCACGCCGCGGGCTTGCGCGTGATCGCGATTCCCAATCGCGAGTTCCCGCCCACGCCTGAAGCGCTGGCGCTCGCCGCATGCGTCATTCCGAATCTCGACGCTCTGAAAACTCCATAG
- a CDS encoding ATP-binding protein: protein MPRTRPAASFARHLLLDWVSRWLSHGTLADVEYAVGEALANSAEHGGGSIMTLSCWHDGTKVIIEVSDRGSGFEPRLRDLNQGSGNRGFGLHLMHSLSDGVEFFDDGRRVRLHKELREDDYVFRNNVRRQSKRRAFREFTRRMLTPLEVVTNRVRRT from the coding sequence TTGCCGCGCACGCGACCGGCTGCTTCATTTGCGCGCCATCTTCTGCTGGACTGGGTTTCGCGCTGGCTTTCGCACGGAACGCTCGCCGACGTCGAGTACGCCGTCGGAGAGGCACTCGCGAATAGCGCCGAACACGGCGGCGGATCCATCATGACGTTGAGCTGCTGGCACGACGGTACGAAAGTCATCATCGAAGTCTCCGATCGTGGAAGCGGCTTCGAGCCCCGGCTGCGCGACCTCAATCAAGGCTCCGGCAACCGCGGTTTCGGCCTGCATTTGATGCACTCGCTCTCGGATGGCGTCGAGTTCTTCGACGACGGACGCCGGGTGCGCTTACACAAGGAGCTGCGCGAGGACGATTACGTCTTTCGCAACAACGTTCGCCGCCAATCGAAACGACGCGCGTTTCGCGAATTCACACGCCGGATGTTGACGCCGCTCGAAGTGGTCACCAATCGAGTTCGTAGAACGTAA
- a CDS encoding S53 family peptidase, whose protein sequence is MMGHLRTAFLVAFSATFAAACSGGSMLPARAPGDSAPGNANAAARGEILATAPDLRQLGVTDAGTAPRSTTLSLAMVLRYRNQSALDRLVADQSDPRSPLYRRWLSNSQFDARFAPSKATYRTVLASLRHAGFHIDRAYENRTLVDASAGVAVIARYFRTSIHRVRAAKGGSEYVNVRPAYAPAALAGTLLSVDGLDTVAVVHPFYALIGGAAATRIPSATTTSALFGPISSVTHARGYAPAAFWAGYDFPILHAAASGHYDGSGRASGIVIDADFAESDLRGFLTYFKIARTGPATHRVLLHGGPPPGDASTDSVEAALDAEAIVGGAPGTALTVYEIKNLKNKSITDAYDAAVSQNAVDALNSSFGGCEAAIGTKTVAAWSALAEQGASKGTTFHAATGDSGGSLCANAPASSPYFVAVGGTALTVGSGGAWALESAWTDGGGGISTIFARPAWQATTAGTIDRGRNVPDVALDADPYTGIALYYTGTFNTQYDPLGGTSLASPLFGAAVAELDQVKGGRLGLAAGGLYAAFAAHGYGSGATPYFHDVVQGNNGTFYASTGYDLTTGIGSIDAWNLASIL, encoded by the coding sequence ATGATGGGCCATCTTCGCACTGCATTCCTTGTTGCGTTCAGTGCCACGTTCGCGGCAGCGTGCTCGGGCGGATCGATGCTGCCGGCACGGGCGCCCGGCGACTCTGCACCCGGTAATGCCAACGCGGCGGCTCGCGGCGAAATCCTCGCAACCGCGCCCGACCTGCGTCAATTGGGCGTGACCGATGCCGGCACGGCACCGCGTTCGACGACGCTGTCCCTGGCGATGGTGTTGCGTTACCGAAATCAGAGCGCGCTCGATCGGCTCGTCGCAGATCAATCGGATCCAAGGTCGCCGCTATATCGCCGCTGGCTGAGCAACTCGCAGTTCGATGCGCGCTTCGCCCCGAGTAAAGCGACCTACCGCACGGTGCTTGCGTCGCTGCGGCACGCCGGCTTTCACATCGATCGTGCGTACGAAAACCGCACGCTGGTCGACGCGAGCGCAGGCGTCGCCGTCATCGCGCGTTATTTCCGTACGTCCATCCATCGCGTGCGGGCCGCTAAAGGTGGCTCGGAGTACGTCAACGTTCGCCCGGCTTACGCGCCGGCTGCGCTGGCCGGCACATTGCTGAGCGTCGACGGCCTCGACACGGTTGCCGTCGTGCATCCTTTCTACGCGCTCATCGGTGGCGCGGCCGCGACGCGCATCCCGTCTGCGACCACTACGTCGGCGCTCTTCGGTCCAATCAGCTCCGTCACGCACGCTCGCGGATACGCACCGGCGGCGTTTTGGGCGGGCTACGATTTTCCGATCCTGCACGCGGCCGCGTCGGGTCACTATGACGGAAGCGGACGCGCGTCGGGCATCGTGATCGACGCGGACTTTGCCGAAAGCGATCTGCGCGGTTTCCTCACCTACTTCAAGATCGCGCGCACGGGGCCGGCAACGCACCGCGTGCTGCTGCACGGCGGGCCGCCTCCCGGCGACGCGTCGACGGATTCCGTCGAGGCCGCGCTCGATGCCGAGGCGATCGTCGGCGGCGCGCCCGGCACCGCCCTAACCGTCTACGAAATCAAGAACCTCAAGAATAAGAGCATTACCGACGCGTATGACGCGGCCGTTTCGCAGAACGCGGTCGACGCCCTCAACTCCAGCTTCGGCGGGTGTGAAGCGGCAATCGGTACGAAGACCGTCGCCGCGTGGAGCGCGCTGGCCGAACAAGGCGCGAGCAAAGGCACGACGTTTCACGCGGCCACGGGCGATAGCGGCGGAAGTTTGTGCGCGAACGCGCCCGCGAGTTCGCCGTACTTTGTGGCCGTGGGCGGCACGGCACTCACCGTCGGCTCCGGCGGCGCGTGGGCGCTCGAGTCCGCGTGGACGGACGGCGGCGGCGGAATCTCGACGATCTTCGCGCGTCCCGCCTGGCAAGCGACGACGGCCGGTACGATCGATCGGGGCCGCAACGTTCCCGACGTGGCGCTCGACGCCGATCCGTACACGGGTATCGCGCTGTACTACACCGGCACGTTCAACACGCAATACGATCCGCTCGGCGGCACGTCGTTGGCTTCGCCGCTCTTTGGGGCAGCGGTCGCGGAGCTGGATCAAGTGAAGGGCGGCCGTCTCGGCTTGGCCGCCGGAGGCTTGTACGCGGCCTTTGCCGCGCACGGCTACGGATCCGGAGCGACGCCGTACTTCCACGACGTCGTGCAAGGCAACAACGGTACCTTTTACGCGAGCACCGGCTACGATCTCACCACCGGCATCGGATCGATCGACGCATGGAACCTCGCGAGCATTCTGTAA
- a CDS encoding PLP-dependent aminotransferase family protein: MKEPIDLEPLFPDRASGEAVGAQLVRRLRHAIETGFFPPAVRLLPSRELAKRLGVARNTVAFAFDQLVAEGYLEARVGAGTFVSPGIGRVKPRLPSSQRALPRRAVAVAAAKAELDRVGSSFGPLRAGVPDLSLFPFHAWRKVARKHLDATGAYLQYGESCGLRALREAISRHIAQFRGVVADPDQVVVVEGAQGAMHLIAVALSQPGDAIAVEDPCYQNARAVFRLHGLKLRPVSVDEMGMRTAELPSEAALAYVSPSHQFPLGVALPQGRRIELLQWAQRTNAYVIEDDYDSEFDAHPLPSLQSLDRDGRVIYTGTFSKTLAPGLRLGYLVAPPHLAPAFRAARDVVSLGTSAQLQATLADFIAQGYFSRHVRRMNGVYERRRRILVDALTRDVPPGFKLGPAQTGLHVALWGPRDFDDVTAADSMGAGRCLPFSTMCVRRKDCKGLLVGFSAGGDEAVANAATALAHQLRG; the protein is encoded by the coding sequence ATGAAGGAGCCAATCGATCTCGAGCCGCTCTTTCCCGACCGCGCTTCGGGTGAGGCTGTCGGCGCTCAGCTCGTGCGGCGCTTGCGACACGCGATCGAGACGGGGTTCTTCCCGCCCGCCGTCAGACTGCTGCCCTCACGCGAACTCGCCAAACGCCTCGGCGTCGCGCGCAACACGGTGGCTTTTGCTTTCGATCAGCTCGTGGCCGAGGGATACCTCGAAGCTCGGGTCGGCGCCGGCACCTTCGTAAGCCCCGGAATCGGCCGCGTGAAACCGCGGCTGCCGTCGAGCCAGCGCGCGTTGCCGCGCCGCGCCGTCGCGGTCGCGGCGGCCAAGGCCGAACTCGACCGCGTCGGTTCCTCATTTGGGCCGTTGCGCGCCGGAGTGCCGGATCTGTCGCTCTTTCCGTTTCACGCGTGGCGCAAGGTAGCGCGCAAGCATCTCGACGCGACCGGCGCGTATCTGCAGTACGGCGAGTCCTGCGGACTGCGCGCCCTGCGCGAAGCGATCTCGCGGCACATCGCGCAGTTTCGCGGCGTGGTTGCCGACCCGGATCAGGTGGTCGTAGTAGAAGGCGCGCAAGGTGCGATGCACCTGATTGCGGTCGCGCTTTCGCAACCGGGTGATGCAATTGCGGTGGAGGATCCCTGTTACCAGAACGCGCGAGCCGTGTTTCGTTTGCACGGTTTAAAACTGCGTCCGGTGAGCGTCGACGAGATGGGCATGCGGACCGCCGAGTTGCCAAGCGAAGCGGCGCTAGCGTACGTATCGCCTTCGCATCAGTTTCCGCTCGGCGTCGCATTACCACAAGGGCGGAGGATCGAGCTGCTGCAGTGGGCACAGCGCACGAACGCCTACGTGATCGAAGACGATTACGATAGCGAGTTCGACGCACATCCGCTGCCGTCGCTGCAGAGCTTGGATCGCGACGGCCGCGTGATTTACACCGGAACGTTCAGCAAGACCCTGGCTCCGGGATTACGGCTTGGATACCTGGTGGCGCCACCGCATCTGGCGCCGGCGTTTCGCGCCGCGCGCGACGTCGTGAGTCTCGGCACGTCCGCGCAACTGCAGGCAACGCTGGCGGATTTCATCGCACAGGGCTATTTCAGCCGCCACGTTCGACGAATGAACGGCGTATACGAGCGCCGCCGCCGGATCCTCGTCGACGCGCTGACCCGCGACGTGCCGCCCGGCTTCAAACTGGGCCCGGCACAGACGGGGTTGCACGTCGCGCTGTGGGGACCGCGCGATTTCGACGACGTCACGGCGGCCGATTCCATGGGCGCGGGGCGCTGCTTGCCGTTTTCGACCATGTGCGTCCGCCGCAAAGACTGCAAGGGGCTTCTTGTCGGATTCAGCGCGGGCGGCGACGAAGCCGTGGCCAACGCGGCGACGGCGCTCGCGCATCAGCTTCGGGGGTAA
- a CDS encoding AAA family ATPase, with product MALQLQQTVALIGRDDAIADVAALMERARLVTISGPGGIGKTRVAEELAGAAARHDNGLAFVDLASLGQGDLIPDAITRSAGLELGSQSDPLEALIASLRQRSLLIVLDNCEHLTADCVRVASALLRECPGVSILATRREPLGVDGELVYRLGPLDERSALTLFEMYARRDHPEFSFAEAEYGAVREICKRLDGLALAIELTAPYVHSMTLGQLRSRLDGHFRLSVGSGRIESVVAWSYERLPENERAVFRRCGVFAGSFTAHAACAIAGGAIEVIAEKSMLVRSGERYRMLEPIRQFALERLRGEGEEAATRRVFAAYYTQLAEEATRKFGFDTQEGWLGALEPELEHFRAALEWTHDHDVPLARKLVASLVDFWELANLAPEGLRRSETILAVTRDPESHEALPILLAIARLAMISHVYWHSFELYERSKALARRYEDERGFAEALRIGARARRILGNETQRCVPELRDALEVIRKEGNPYRVARTLTDYGFELVDSGDGEGGRAILREAEAATMALDWPHLSAHLEINLAELEFRSGEAASAVERGRRLVETLEARSATAMYALALTNLAAYLAVQGALDEAYDRGRHAIAASIARDLHFCVAWCIQTVALVLANRGRTEVAARLLGYVDEYVEFTASKREPTETLVQKRLLALLQPLGERRFDEEHRAGRALVERQAIHLALG from the coding sequence GTGGCCCTGCAGCTCCAGCAAACGGTTGCTCTGATCGGGCGTGACGACGCTATTGCCGACGTTGCGGCGTTGATGGAGCGCGCGCGGCTCGTCACGATTTCCGGGCCGGGCGGAATAGGCAAGACGCGCGTGGCCGAAGAGTTGGCCGGCGCGGCCGCGCGCCACGATAACGGACTCGCATTTGTCGATCTTGCCTCGCTGGGGCAAGGCGATCTGATTCCCGACGCGATCACGCGCAGCGCCGGACTCGAGTTGGGTTCCCAGAGCGATCCGCTCGAAGCCTTGATCGCGAGCTTACGCCAACGCTCGCTGCTGATCGTGCTCGACAACTGCGAACACCTCACAGCCGACTGCGTGCGCGTCGCCTCAGCGTTGTTGCGCGAATGTCCCGGGGTCAGTATCCTAGCCACGAGGCGCGAGCCGCTCGGCGTCGATGGTGAGCTCGTCTATCGGCTTGGACCACTCGACGAGAGGTCCGCACTTACGCTCTTCGAGATGTACGCGCGCCGCGATCATCCCGAGTTTTCGTTCGCAGAAGCGGAGTACGGTGCCGTACGTGAGATTTGTAAACGTCTTGACGGGCTGGCGCTGGCAATCGAGCTAACGGCGCCGTACGTGCACTCGATGACGCTCGGCCAGCTGCGCTCGCGTCTGGACGGACACTTTCGTTTGAGCGTCGGCTCCGGCCGCATCGAGTCGGTGGTGGCGTGGAGTTACGAACGTTTGCCTGAGAACGAGCGCGCGGTCTTTCGCCGGTGCGGAGTCTTCGCCGGAAGCTTCACGGCGCACGCCGCGTGCGCGATTGCGGGCGGCGCTATTGAGGTCATCGCTGAGAAGTCGATGCTGGTGCGCTCCGGCGAACGGTATCGCATGCTCGAGCCTATTCGTCAGTTCGCGCTCGAGCGTTTACGCGGTGAAGGCGAGGAGGCTGCGACGCGCCGCGTATTCGCGGCCTATTACACGCAGCTCGCCGAAGAGGCAACCCGCAAATTCGGATTCGATACGCAAGAAGGATGGCTGGGCGCTCTCGAGCCGGAGCTCGAACATTTTCGCGCGGCCTTGGAGTGGACGCACGATCACGACGTGCCGCTCGCGAGGAAGCTGGTAGCGAGTCTCGTGGATTTTTGGGAACTCGCTAATCTCGCTCCCGAAGGTCTGCGGCGTTCGGAGACGATTTTGGCGGTGACGCGCGATCCTGAAAGTCACGAGGCGCTGCCGATTCTGCTGGCGATCGCGCGACTGGCGATGATCTCACACGTGTATTGGCACAGCTTCGAACTCTACGAACGCTCGAAGGCGTTGGCGCGGCGCTACGAGGACGAACGCGGGTTTGCCGAAGCCCTGCGCATCGGAGCACGGGCGCGCCGAATTCTGGGCAACGAAACGCAGCGGTGCGTTCCCGAGCTGCGCGACGCGCTCGAAGTCATTCGAAAAGAAGGCAATCCGTATCGCGTCGCTCGCACCCTGACCGATTACGGTTTCGAGTTGGTCGACAGCGGCGACGGCGAGGGCGGCCGAGCGATCCTGCGTGAAGCAGAAGCCGCGACCATGGCGCTGGACTGGCCGCATCTCAGCGCGCACCTGGAGATCAATCTCGCCGAGCTCGAGTTTCGCAGCGGTGAAGCAGCGTCGGCAGTTGAGCGAGGGCGGCGGCTCGTGGAAACGCTGGAGGCGCGCAGCGCTACCGCTATGTACGCCCTCGCGCTGACTAACCTCGCCGCCTACCTTGCGGTACAAGGCGCGCTGGACGAGGCCTACGACCGCGGGCGCCACGCCATTGCGGCGTCGATCGCCCGCGATCTCCATTTCTGCGTCGCCTGGTGCATCCAAACGGTGGCGCTCGTGCTGGCCAACCGCGGCCGAACGGAGGTGGCGGCGCGGCTCTTGGGTTACGTCGACGAGTACGTCGAGTTTACGGCGAGCAAACGCGAGCCGACCGAGACGCTGGTGCAAAAGCGTTTGCTCGCCTTGCTGCAGCCGCTCGGCGAACGCCGCTTCGACGAAGAACATCGCGCCGGTCGAGCGCTAGTTGAACGCCAAGCGATCCACCTAGCTCTGGGGTAG